In the Bacillus sp. FJAT-42376 genome, CAGAGAACCGGGACATTTATAAAAAAGATTACTTAACCAACCTCCTCAGCACGATGGCAAGCAAGGAAGAAGTGGCCAAGGTCGTTGAATCATACGACAAAAAAGAAGGCAAGCTTGCTTCCAACGAAGACGATGCCCTGGCTGTCCAGCTTGGTGTCACATCAACTCCGACCTTATTCGTGAACGGCAAGATGTTCCTCGGCAAGAACTTGGATGATTTGAAGACGAGAGTGGACGCAGCGGCGAAAGAGCAGTCAGAGGAATAGAAAGGTCAGACCCCTATGTGGTGGTCTGGCTTTTTTTATGGACAGGCTATGGTAAAGCATGTTGTTGATTTTAAAAGCGGAAGGCGTGAATTTCCGGGCTGAGAGCAGCGGGGCAGGTAAGACTCCGCAGTCGCAAAGCGTCGAGGAGCCAAGGACAAGCGAACGGCTGTAGCGGAAATCACCAACCAAGTTTAATGGAGCTTGTGGAAAAGATAGGAAACGCTGTTTGACGGTGATAAAATAGAAAGAAAAGCAGAAGAAGCCCCTTTTTGAGGAGCTCTGTGTAAGGGGGAAAATCCATGGTTTCACAATCCGCCATAATCGGCCTAGTATTCCAGCTCGCCTTATCGGTGATATTGCCGGCAGCCGGGTACATCTATTTGAGAAAAAAATATAAAATCGCTTTCCGTCCGGTTTTAGTTGGAATCCTCATCTTCTTTGTTTTTGCCAACGTATTGGGCGGAGCATTTAATCAGTTTATTTTAGTTGCCAATAAAGCGACTTCCCAAATTACAGAGAATCCGATTCTTTTTGCGGTTTACGGCGGACTCTCTGCCGGTTTTTTTGAAGAAATGGGAAGATTCATCGCGTTTGCATGGCTTCTTAAGCTATACCGGGAACGGAAGGATGGCCTTGCTTACGGGGTGGGCCATGGGGGGATTGAGGCACTGCTCGTTGGTGCACTTGGGAGCATTCAGCTTATCGTACTCTCCGGCCTGCAGAATTCAGGAAAATTGGAGGAAACAGTATCCGGACAAAATCTTCCCCCGGAAGTGCTGGATCAGCTGGCATCCGCTCTTGCTGGACTGACTTTTCCAACTGCCGTCATGGGCGGACTTGAGAGGGTGGCGGCATTCTTCCTGCAGATTGCCTTGTCACTCCTTGTGCTTTACGCTGTGAAAAACAAAAAATATCTGTACTTGCTTGCAGCCATTCTTCTGCATGCGCTCATTGACTTTTTCCCCGGGCTTTATCAGGCGAAAGTGCTCAATT is a window encoding:
- a CDS encoding YhfC family intramembrane metalloprotease; this encodes MVSQSAIIGLVFQLALSVILPAAGYIYLRKKYKIAFRPVLVGILIFFVFANVLGGAFNQFILVANKATSQITENPILFAVYGGLSAGFFEEMGRFIAFAWLLKLYRERKDGLAYGVGHGGIEALLVGALGSIQLIVLSGLQNSGKLEETVSGQNLPPEVLDQLASALAGLTFPTAVMGGLERVAAFFLQIALSLLVLYAVKNKKYLYLLAAILLHALIDFFPGLYQAKVLNLYVTEIIIYLIGIGAWFFIKRSSRMKGLDG